One Primulina huaijiensis isolate GDHJ02 chromosome 5, ASM1229523v2, whole genome shotgun sequence DNA segment encodes these proteins:
- the LOC140976993 gene encoding low-specificity L-threonine aldolase 1-like: MVTRRVDMRSDTVTKPTETMRAAMANAEVDDDVLGYDPTAARLEAEMARIMGKEAALFVPTGTMANLISVLTHCQIRGSEVILGDYSHIFIYENGGISTLGGVHPRTVKNNEDGTMDIDLIENAIRDPKFDICYPTTRLICLENSHAHSGGRCLSVEYTDKVGELAKKHGLKLHIDGARIFNASVALGVPVHRLVQAADSVTACLSKGLGAPAGTLIAGSKIFVSKARILRKTLGGGMRQVGVLCAAGLVALQENVAKLENDHKIAKILAKGIDKIKGLKVDVATVETNIVYVEVSKDLSITEMELLEILEARGIYARQDGPRMIRLAVHHQISENDVHYALSCFQRAITGFPAENGGN, translated from the exons ATGGTGACTCGAAGAGTTGATATGCGCTCCGACACCGTTACCAAGCCAACCGAAACCATGCGGGCTGCAATGGCAAATGCTGAAGTAGATGATGATGTACTAGGTTATGATCCAACTGCGGCTCGACTCGAAGCAGAAATGGCTAGAATCATGGGCAAAGAAGCAGCCTTATTTGTGCCAACAGGCACTATGGCTAATCTTATTAGCGTGCTTACTCACTGTCAAATCCGGGGGAGTGAAGTAATCCTCGGAGATTATTCTCATATCTTCATTTATGAAAATGGTGGCATTTCCACCCTTGGAGGTGTTCATCCAAGAACTGTGAAGAACAACGAAGATGGGACAATGGATATTGATCTAATTGAAAATGCGATACGGGATCCAAAGTTTGATATCTGTTACCCGACTACCAGGCTCATCTGCTTGGAGAATTCACATGCTCA CTCTGGGGGCCGATGCCTTTCCGtagagtatacagataaagtcgGAGAGCTCGCAAAGAAGCATGGTTTAAAGCTTCACATTGATGGTGCTCGCATATTCAATGCATCTGTG GCCCTTGGAGTTCCAGTTCATAGGCTTGTACAGGCTGCTGATTCTGTGACG GCTTGTCTGTCGAAAGGTCTTGGTGCTCCAGCTGGAACACTTATTGCGGGTTCGAAAATCTTCGTTTCCAAG GCAAGAATTCTTAGGAAGACATTAGGCGGTGGCATGAGACAGGTCGGTGTATTATGTGCTGCTGGTTTAGTTGCATTACAAGAGAATGTGGCAAAGCTTGAAAACGACCACAAAATCGCCAAGATTTTGGCCA AGGGGATTGACAAGATTAAAGGGCTAAAAGTTGATGTAGCTACTGTGGAAACCAACATT GTGTATGTTGAGGTTTCAAAGGATTTAAGCATCACGGAAATGGAACTGCTCGAAATTCTCGAAGCACGCGGTATATACGCGAGGCAAGATGGCCCTCGAAT GATTAGGCTAGCGGTTCATCATCAGATCTCAGAAAATGATGTTCACTATGCACTGTCTTGCTTCCAG AGAGCTATAACCGGTTTCCCAGCTGAAAATGGTGGCAATTAA
- the LOC140976995 gene encoding cell division cycle 5-like protein translates to MRIMIKGGVWKNTEDEILKAAVMKYGKNQWARISSLLVRKSAKQCKARWYEWLDPSIKKTEWTREEDEKLLHLAKLMPTQWRTIAPIVGRTPAQCLERYEKLLDAACAKDENYEPGDDPRKLRPGEIDPNPESKPARPDPVDMDEDEKEMLSEARARLANTRGKKAKRKAREKQLEEARRLASLQKRRELKAAGIDIRKRKRKRRGIDYNAEIPFERKPPPGFYDIADEDRPAELVSFPTTIEELEGERRVDREARLRKQDIARNKIAQRQDTPSAILQANKLNDPETVRKRSKLNLPAPQIPDHELEAIAKMGIASDLIGSEELTEDNAATRSLLANYAEAPRQGMPSLRTPQRTPTNKQDAIMMEAENQRRLTQSQTPLLGGENPLLHPSDFSGVTPRKKDIATPNPLLTPSSTPGGAGLTPRINMTPSHDGYNSFSMTPRGTPMRDELHINEELDIHDGGKLRQSDLRKELVSGLKNLPQPKNEYQIVVQSFPEEDEEPEEKIEEDMSDKIAREKAEEEARQQALLKKRSKALQRELPRPPPASLDLIRGSLIRADEDKSSVVPPTLIEQADELIRRELLLLLEHDEVKYPSEEKPAKEKKKGSKRAANGKSVPAPSIENFEENELTEADTLIKEEAQFIRMAMGHEKESLAEYIEVHETCLNDIMYFPTRDGYGLSTVANNMERLTAFQNEFENTRQRMDDDTTKAQRHEQKIKVLTNGYQMRAGKLGTQIEATFKQMDTAGTELECFIALQKQEQLAATRRISNLWEEVQKQKDLEHILQKRYGDLLPELERVKNLIDLYRLQAKREEETATEDNSLVLSSSEAEPADQPAAQDFETPPSPSAITDEINSMEVDTNDVLKADA, encoded by the exons ATGAGGATCATGATTAAAGGTGGTGTTTGGAAAAACACCGAAGATGAGATATTGAAGGCGGCGGTGATGAAGTATGGGAAGAATCAGTGGGCACgaatttcttctcttttagttcgTAAATCCGCGAAGCAGTGCAAGGCGCGTTGGTACGAGTGGCTGGACCCCTCAATCAAAAAG ACTGAGTGGACCAGAGAAGAAGATGAGAAACTGTTGCATCTTGCTAAGCTCATGCCCACACAGTGGAGAACTATTGCCCCGATTGTGGGTCGTACTCCAGCACAGTGCCTTGAACGATATGAGAAGCTCTTGGATGCAGCATGTGCTAAGGATGAGAACTACGAACCTGGTGATGACCCGAGGAAATTGCGTCCAGGAGAGATTGACCCAAATCCGGAATCCAAGCCAGCTCGTCCTGATCCTGTGGATATGGACGAGGATGAGAAGGAGATGCTTTCTGAAGCACGAGCTCGGTTGGCCAACACAAGAGGCAAAAAGGCAAAGAGGAAAGCTAGAGAAAAGCAACTTGAAGAGGCCCGGAGACTTGCTTCTTTGCAGAAAAGGAGAGAATTAAAAGCTGCTGGAATTGACATCCGAAAAAGGAAGAGAAAGAGAAGGGGAATCGACTACAATGCGGAAATTCCCTTTGAAAGGAAACCTCCCCCGGGCTTTTATGATATTGCTGATGAAGATCGTCCAGCTGAACTAGTCAGCTTCCCAACCACCATTGAAGAACTTGAAGGTGAAAGAAGAGTTGACAGGGAAGCACGTCTCAGAAAGCAGGACATTGCAAGGAACAAAATTGCTCAGAGACAGGATACTCCATCAGCGATACTACAAGCCAACAAGCTCAATGATCCTGAAACAGTAAGAAAAAGATCTAAACTTAATCTCCCTGCACCACAGATCCCAGACCATGAACTAGAGGCGATTGCTAAGATGGGGATTGCTAGTGATCTTATTGGGAGCGAAGAATTAactgaagataatgctgcaacACGTTCTCTTCTTGCAAACTATGCAGAGGCACCCCGGCAGGGTATGCCTTCATTGCGAACACCTCAGAGAACTCCTACAAACAAGCAGGATGCCATTATGATGGAGGCTGAGAACCAGCGGAGGTTGACTCAATCTCAGACCCCCCTGCTTGGTGGAGAAAATCCATTGTTGCACCCATCAGACTTTTCTGGAGTCACTCCTAGGAAAAAGGATATTGCAACTCCGAATCCCCTCTTGACTCCCTCATCAACTCCTGGAGGTGCAGGGCTCACTCCTAGAATTAACATGACACCTTCACATGATGGGTATAATTCTTTTAGCATGACCCCCAGAGGTACTCCAATGAGGGATGAGCTGCACATAAATGAAGAATTAGATATACATGATGGTGGCAAGTTAAGGCAATCTGATTTGAGGAAGGAACTGGTTTCTGGATTGAAAAACCTTCCACAACCCAAAAACGAGTACCAGATTGTTGTCCAATCCTTCCCCGAAGAGGATGAAGAACCTGAGGAGAAAATCGAGGAGGATATGTCCGACAAGATAGCTAGAGAAAAGGCTGAGGAAGAAGCAAGGCAACAAGCATTACTCAAGAAAAGATCGAAAGCGCTGCAAAGGGAGCTACCTAGACCCCCACCTGCTTCCCTGGACCTTATTAGGGGCTCTTTAATTAGAGCTGATGAAGACAAAAGCTCTGTTGTACCTCCAACATTAATTGAGCAGGCTGATGAGTTGATACGAAGAGAGCTTCTTTTGTTACTGGAACATGATGAGGTGAAATATCCATCGGAAGAAAAACCTGCCAAAGAGAAGAAAAAAGGGTCTAAACGTGCCGCAAATGGGAAGTCTGTGCCCGCTCCTTCaattgaaaactttgaagaaAATGAGCTGACAGAAGCTGACACATTGATAAAGGAGGAGGCCCAGTTCATTCGAATGGCTATGGGCCACGAAAAGGAATCACTTGCTGAGTACATAGAGGTGCATGAAACATGTTTAAATGATATCATGTACTTTCCCACTCGTGATGGCTATGGTTTATCGACCGTTGCCAACAATATGGAGAGACTCACCGCTTTTcaaaatgaatttgaaaatacAAGGCAGAGGATGGATGATGATACTACAAAGGCTCAGCGACATGAACAGAAGATTAAAGTTCTTACTAATGGCTATCAAATGAGAGCTGGAAAACTCGGGACACAGATTGAGGCAACCTTCAAGCAGATGGATACCGCAGGAACAGAACTTGAGTGCTTCATTGCTTTGCAGAAGCAAGAACAACTAGCAGCCACACGGAGGATCAGTAATCTCTGGGAAGAAGTTCAGAAACAAAAGGATCTCGAGCATATTTTACAGAAACGTTATGGTGATCTATTACCAGAACTTGAAAGGGTTAAGAATTTGATAGATTTGTACCGATTGCAAGCAAAAAGAGAGGAGGAAACTGCTACAGAAGACAACTCCCTTGTATTGTCGAGTTCTGAGGCGGAGCCTGCTGATCAACCTGCTGCACAGGATTTCGAGACGCCACCATCACCTTCAGCCATCACTGATGAGATAAACTCAATGGAAGTTGATACTAATGATGTCTTGAAAGCCGATGCATGA
- the LOC140976996 gene encoding inositol phosphorylceramide glucuronosyltransferase 1-like isoform X1, translated as MEANKLNLRFTLSVLLILMIGVCSCEKTLGSQNSKEAYVTLLYGDEFLLGVRVLGKSIRDTGSTKDMVTLASDGVSNYAKKLLKADGWIVKTISLLENPNQVRPSRFWGVYTKLKIFNMTDYKKVVYLDADTIVVKSIDDLFKCRNFCANLKHSERLNSGVMLVEPSEEVFNDMMTKVTTMYSYTGGDQGFLNSYYPDFASARIFDPHASPEELKSRPIPKMERLSTLYNADVGLYMLANKWMVDEEELRVIHYTLGPLKPWDWWTSWLVKPVDVWQNARVKLEASLPGTARGQNPKDQVVVKFLILLPLVFLVFCYYHSFLQTRSLFDHIRHLFYKFRSGGILSYSAVSSSTISSSQQFPKAAYNKVPVFLGAMSVVICFAAAMLSLAFSMLIVPRQIMPWTGLLLVYEWTFTIFFILFGSYLHVIHQWGKHVGNQASSFSSNPASYNYDSGKGHLRQMSSCDASACYYGLGLASLALAAPLLPCLLGITALFLRLGLMVVGALVLASFATYASEHLSIRAFIWGCEDRDTQRNRTFCYFC; from the exons ATGGAAGCGAACAAGTTGAATTTACGATTTACTCTTTCGGTgttattgattttgatgatcGGAGTATGCAGTTGCGAGAAGACTTTGGGATCTCAGAATTCGAAAGAAGCTTACGTCACATTACTCTATGGCGATGAATTCCTACTCGGCGTGCGGGTTTTGGGGAAATCGATTCGCGACACGGGTTCTACCAAGGATATGGTTACTTTGGCTTCTGATGGAGTCTCCAATTATGCTAAAAAGTTGCTTAAG GCAGATGGCTGGATTGTGAAAACAATTAGTTTGTTGGAAAATCCCAATCAAGTGCGTCCATCAAGGTTTTGGGGAGTCTACACAaagcttaaaatatttaatatgacaGACTACAAAAAAG TGGTATATCTTGATGCTGATACAATTGTGGTTAAGAGCATTGATGATCTTTTCAAGTGTCGAAACTTTTGTGCCAACTTAAAGCATTCAGAAAGGCTGAATTCAGGAGTGATGTTGGTTGAACCATCAGAAGAAGTGTTCAACGACATGATGACAAAAGTGACCACCATGTATTCTTACACTGGAG GTGACCAAGGATTTCTCAACTCATACTACCCCGACTTTGCCAGTGCACGCATATTTGACCCTCATGCATCCCCAGAGGAGTTGAAATCTAGACCCATTCCCAAAATGGAGAGACTTTCTACTTTATACAATGCAGATGTTGGCCTTTACATGCTTGCCAATAAG TGGATGGTTGATGAGGAAGAACTCCGTGTTATTCATTATACACTTGGTCCTCTTAAACCTTGGGATTGGTGGACATCTTGGCTTGTTAAGCCAGTCGATGTCTGGCag AATGCTAGGGTGAAGCTTGAAGCAAGTCTTCCAGGAACTGCTAGGGGTCAAAATCCAAAAGATCAAGTAGTGGTCAAATTTCTAATTCTGCTTCCACTTGTATTCCTGGTTTTCTGTTATTACCACTCCTTTTTACAG ACACGATCATTGTTTGATCACATTAGACACCTCTTCTACAAGTTCAGATCTGGAGGTATTCTTAGTTACTCTGCGGTCAGTTCCTCTACCATTAGTTCTAGTCAGCAG TTCCCAAAGGCTGCGTATAATAAGGTGCCTGTTTTTCTTGGTGCGATGTCAGTGGTTATATGTTTCGCGGCTGCAATGTTGTCCCTTGCATTCTCAATGTTGATTGTGCCTCGGCAAATAATGCCATGGACTGGTTTGCTTCTTGTGTATGAATGGACCTTCACAATTTTCTTCATACTATTTGGAAGTTATCTACATGTTATCCATCAATGGGGGAAGCATGTGGGCAATCAagcatcatcattttcatctaatcctgcatcatacaattATGATTCTGGAAAAG GTCATTTAAGACAAATGTCGTCTTGTGATGCCTCTGCATGTTATTATGGACTCGGGCTGGCATCACTAGCCTTGGCAGCTCCTCTATTACCTTGTCTTTTGGGGATCACTGCTTTATTTTTAAG GCTAGGCTTGATGGTTGTGGGAGCCCTTGTTTTGGCTTCATTCGCAACGTACGCCTCGGAGCATCTTTCAATAAGAGCGTTTATCTGGGGTTGTGAAGATAGGGACACGCAAAGAAATAGGACCTTCTGTTATTTCTGCTAG
- the LOC140976996 gene encoding inositol phosphorylceramide glucuronosyltransferase 1-like isoform X2, protein MEANKLNLRFTLSVLLILMIGVCSCEKTLGSQNSKEAYVTLLYGDEFLLGVRVLGKSIRDTGSTKDMVTLASDGVSNYAKKLLKADGWIVKTISLLENPNQVRPSRFWGVYTKLKIFNMTDYKKVVYLDADTIVVKSIDDLFKCRNFCANLKHSERLNSGVMLVEPSEEVFNDMMTKVTTMYSYTGGDQGFLNSYYPDFASARIFDPHASPEELKSRPIPKMERLSTLYNADVGLYMLANKWMVDEEELRVIHYTLGPLKPWDWWTSWLVKPVDVWQNARVKLEASLPGTARGQNPKDQVVVKFLILLPLVFLVFCYYHSFLQTRSLFDHIRHLFYKFRSGGILSYSAVSSSTISSSQQFPKAAYNKVPVFLGAMSVVICFAAAMLSLAFSMLIVPRQIMPWTGLLLVYEWTFTIFFILFGSYLHVIHQWGKHVGNQASSFSSNPASYNYDSGKGHLRQMSSCDASACYYGLGLASLALAAPLLPCLLGITALFLRIWQEDWKSNVIVPNKWTYRLDI, encoded by the exons ATGGAAGCGAACAAGTTGAATTTACGATTTACTCTTTCGGTgttattgattttgatgatcGGAGTATGCAGTTGCGAGAAGACTTTGGGATCTCAGAATTCGAAAGAAGCTTACGTCACATTACTCTATGGCGATGAATTCCTACTCGGCGTGCGGGTTTTGGGGAAATCGATTCGCGACACGGGTTCTACCAAGGATATGGTTACTTTGGCTTCTGATGGAGTCTCCAATTATGCTAAAAAGTTGCTTAAG GCAGATGGCTGGATTGTGAAAACAATTAGTTTGTTGGAAAATCCCAATCAAGTGCGTCCATCAAGGTTTTGGGGAGTCTACACAaagcttaaaatatttaatatgacaGACTACAAAAAAG TGGTATATCTTGATGCTGATACAATTGTGGTTAAGAGCATTGATGATCTTTTCAAGTGTCGAAACTTTTGTGCCAACTTAAAGCATTCAGAAAGGCTGAATTCAGGAGTGATGTTGGTTGAACCATCAGAAGAAGTGTTCAACGACATGATGACAAAAGTGACCACCATGTATTCTTACACTGGAG GTGACCAAGGATTTCTCAACTCATACTACCCCGACTTTGCCAGTGCACGCATATTTGACCCTCATGCATCCCCAGAGGAGTTGAAATCTAGACCCATTCCCAAAATGGAGAGACTTTCTACTTTATACAATGCAGATGTTGGCCTTTACATGCTTGCCAATAAG TGGATGGTTGATGAGGAAGAACTCCGTGTTATTCATTATACACTTGGTCCTCTTAAACCTTGGGATTGGTGGACATCTTGGCTTGTTAAGCCAGTCGATGTCTGGCag AATGCTAGGGTGAAGCTTGAAGCAAGTCTTCCAGGAACTGCTAGGGGTCAAAATCCAAAAGATCAAGTAGTGGTCAAATTTCTAATTCTGCTTCCACTTGTATTCCTGGTTTTCTGTTATTACCACTCCTTTTTACAG ACACGATCATTGTTTGATCACATTAGACACCTCTTCTACAAGTTCAGATCTGGAGGTATTCTTAGTTACTCTGCGGTCAGTTCCTCTACCATTAGTTCTAGTCAGCAG TTCCCAAAGGCTGCGTATAATAAGGTGCCTGTTTTTCTTGGTGCGATGTCAGTGGTTATATGTTTCGCGGCTGCAATGTTGTCCCTTGCATTCTCAATGTTGATTGTGCCTCGGCAAATAATGCCATGGACTGGTTTGCTTCTTGTGTATGAATGGACCTTCACAATTTTCTTCATACTATTTGGAAGTTATCTACATGTTATCCATCAATGGGGGAAGCATGTGGGCAATCAagcatcatcattttcatctaatcctgcatcatacaattATGATTCTGGAAAAG GTCATTTAAGACAAATGTCGTCTTGTGATGCCTCTGCATGTTATTATGGACTCGGGCTGGCATCACTAGCCTTGGCAGCTCCTCTATTACCTTGTCTTTTGGGGATCACTGCTTTATTTTTAAG AATATGGCAGGAAGATTGGAAATCCAATGTAATTGTGCCTAACAAATGGACCTATCGTCTAGACATTTGA